A stretch of Triticum aestivum cultivar Chinese Spring chromosome 1D, IWGSC CS RefSeq v2.1, whole genome shotgun sequence DNA encodes these proteins:
- the LOC123179824 gene encoding defensin Tm-AMP-D1.2 — MASPRPMAAAPAVLLLVLLLVATEMGTMKTAEARTCQSQSHKFKGACFSDTNCASVCRTEKFPRGQCNTHYVERKCYCERDC; from the exons ATGGCGTCCCCCCGTCCCAtggccgccgcgcccgccgtcctcctcctcgtcctgctCCTCGTCGCCACAG AGATGGGGACGATGAAGACGGCGGAGGCCCGGACGTGCCAGTCGCAGAGCCACAAGTTCAAGGGCGCCTGCTTCAGCGACACCAACTGCGCCAGCGTGTGCCGCACCGAGAAGTTCCCCCGCGGCCAGTGCAACACGCACTACGTCGAGCGCAAGTGCTACTGCGAGCGGGACTGCTGA
- the LOC123179823 gene encoding defensin Tk-AMP-D2, with protein sequence MASPRRMGMAAVPAVLLILLLLVATEMGTTKTAEARTCESQSHKFKGPCFSDSNCATVCRTENFPRGQCNTHHVERKCYCERDC encoded by the exons ATGGCATCCCCTCGTCGCATGGGCATGGCCGCCGTACCGGCCGTCCTCCTcatcctgctcctcctcgtcgccacaG AGATGGGGACGACGAAGACCGCGGAGGCCCGGACGTGCGAGTCGCAGAGCCACAAGTTCAAGGGCCCCTGCTTCAGCGACAGCAACTGCGCAACCGTGTGCCGCACCGAGAACTTTCCCCGCGGCCAGTGCAACACGCACCACGTCGAGCGCAAGTGCTACTGCGAGCGGGACTGCTGA